The DNA sequence GGCGCGTACGCCACGACGCCGAGGGCGAGCAGCGCGGTCATGCCGACGGCGAGCATGCGGGAGAGCCGCAGCAGCGCCTGGTAGCCGTACACCGCGCCGCCCACGGTCGCCGCCGCGAGCAGCGCGTACACGACGGCGTACGTGAACCCGCCGGTGGGAAGGGCGCACAGCCGGTGCAGGGTGCCCACCATCACGTCGCCGCCGATCCACAGCGTCAGGGCGGTGTAGCCGAGCGAGAGCAGCAGCCCGACCACCGAGCCGACCAGGCGGCCGCGCACGCCGAACTGGGCGCCGGACGACGTGGACAGGTTCGTGGCGGTGCGCAGCGACACCAGGGCGAGGGGCGCGGTCAGCGCGGTGCCGGCCAGGGTGCCCGCCACCACCGCCGACACGGACTGCCACCAGCTCAGGCCGAACGACACCGGCAGCCAGCCGAAGACGATCACGCCGAGGCAGAGGTTGGAGCCGAGGAGGATCGCGACCACGTCACGGGGGCCGCTGGTGCGCTCCTCCTCGGGGACGGTGTCGACTCCGCGCTGTTCGATCGGCATGAAGGGCCCCTGACGCTGTGTTTGAGTGGCGTTCAATGTGGGATACGCCGCACTGCCGCGTCAATGGGTGAACCTTCCGTGTTCTCGAATCTTTGCTTAGAGTGGCGTTCAAATGTGCGGCAGGGATACGAGGTGCCTGGCATGCGACTGACCCCCACCGAACGCGACCGGCTGCTGCTCTTCGGCGCGGCCGAGCTCGCCCGGGCCCGCAGGGCGCGCGGCCTTAGGCTCAACGTGCCCGAGGCGACCGCCCTCATCGCCGACACCGTGTGCGAGGCGGCGCGCGACGGCGCCCGGCTCGCCGAGGCCGTCGAGCGGGCCCGGTCCGTGCTCGGCCCGGACGACGTGCTCCCGGGCGTCGCGGACGTGGTGACCGAGGTCCACGTGGAGGCCGTCTTCGACGACGGCTCCCGGCTCGCCGTCGTGTCCCGGCCGATCGGCGGCGACGGCGGGGGCGAGCGGGCACCGGGCGCCCTCCTGCCGGGACCCGCGCACGCGGACCCCGCACCGGTGGCGGCCCTCGCCGTGCACAACACCGCCACCGTCCCGGTCTCGGTGACCTCGCACTTCCACTTCTTCGAGGCCAACCCCCGGCTCGACTTCGACCGCGCCGCCGCTTACGGCATGCGGCTCGCCGTCCCCGCCGGGTCCTCGGTGCGCTTCGGGCCCGGCGAGCGCGTCGACGTCGGGCTCGTGCCGATCGGCGGCGACCGCGTCGCGATCGGCTTCGCAGGCCTTGTCGACGGCGCGCTCGACGCGCCGGGCGCGAAGGAAGAGGCCCTGCGCAGGGCCGCCGCCTGTGGCTACCTGGGAGCGAGGACACGATGAGCATCGATCCGTACGCCTACGCCGCGACCCACGGCCCCCGCGCCGGGGACCGCGTCCGGCTCGGCGACTCCGGCCTGACCGTCCGCGTCGAGTCCGACGCGCAGCGGTACGGCGACGAGTTCCTCGCCGGATTCGGCAAGACCGCCCGCGACGGACTGCACCTCAAGGCCGCGGCCGTCCGCGACACCTGCGACGTCGTGATCAGCAACGTCCTCGTCATCGACGCGGCGCAGGGCATCAGGAAGGTGTCCATCGGCATCCGCGAGGGCCGGATCGCCGCGATCGGACGGGCCGGGAACCCCGACACCCTCGACGGCGTGGACGTCGTCGTCGGCACCGGTACGTCCATCGTGTCCGGCGAAGGACTCATCGCCACCGCCGGAGCCGTGGACACCCACGTCCACCTCCTTTCGCCGCGCATCATGGAGGCCTCGCTGGCCTCCGGCGTCACCACGGTCATCGGGCAGGAGTTCGGGCCCGTGTGGGGCGTCGGCGTGAACTCGCCCTGGGCGCTGCGGCACGCGTTCAACGCCTTCGACGCCTGGCCCGTCAACATCGGCTTCCTGGGCCGGGGTTCGTCGTCGGACCCGGCCCCGCTGGTCGAGGCCCTCGCCGAGGGCGGCGCGAGCGGCTTCAAGGTGCACGAGGACATGGGCGCCCACACCCGCGCCCTCGACACCGCGCTGCGCGTCGCCGAGGAGCACGACGTCCAGGTCGCCCTGCACAGCGACGGCCTGAACGAGTGCCTGTCGGTGGAGGACACCCTGAAGGTCCTGGAAGGGCGCACCATCCACGCCTTCCACATCGAGGGGTGCGGCGGCGGCCACGTACCGAACGTCCTGAAGATGGCGGGCGTGCCGAACGTCATCGGGTCCTCCACCAACCCCACCCTGCCCTTCGGCCGGGACGCCGTGGCCGAGCACTACGGGATGATCGTCTCCGTCCACGACCTGAAGACGGACCTGCCCGGCGACGCCGCCATGGCCCGCGACCGCATCCGCGCCGGGACCATGGGCGCGGAGGACGTGCTGCACGACCTCGGCGCCATCGGCATCACCTCGTCCGACGCGCAGGGCATGGGCCGCGCCGGGGAGACCGTGCGGCGCACCTTCGCCATGGCCGGGAAGATGAAGGCCGACCTCGGCCCGATGGAGGGCGACGGCCCCGACGACGACAACGCGCGCGTCCTGCGCTACATCGCCAAGCTCACCCTCAACCCCGCCATCGCGCACGGCCTCGCCCACGAGGTCGGCTCGATCGAGACCGGCAAGCTCGCCGACATCGTGCTGTGGCGGCCCGAGTTCTTCGGCGCCAAGCCGCAGCTCGTACTGAAGGCCGGATTCCCCGCCTACGGCGTCGTCGGCGATCCGAACGCCGCGACCGACACCTGCGAACCCCTCGTCCTCGGGCCGCAGTTCGGGGCGTACGGCGCGACCGCGGCCGACCTCTCCGTCGCCTTCGTCGCCCAGGCCGCCGTGGGCCAGGGCAACGACCTCATGCCCACGCGCCGCCGCCGCGTCGCCGTGCGCGGCACCCGCGGCATCGGCCCCGCGGACCTGCGCCTGAACTCCCGTACGGGCGCCGTCGACGTGGACCAGCGCACCGGCCTCGTCACCCTCGACGGCGACCCGCTGCGCTCCGAGCCCGCCGACTCGGTGTCCCTCAACCGCCTGTACTTCCTCTGACGCCCCACCCTCGCCAAGGAACCCGCCATGACGCTGTACATGCCCCCGGAGTGGGCCCCGCACGACCGCACCTGGATGGCCTGGCCAGGCCCCAACACCACCTTCCAGGACCCGGACGACCTGGCCGCGTCGCGCCGGGCCTGGGCGGCCGTCGCCCGGGCCGTGCGCCGCTTCGAGCCGGTCACCATGGTGTGCGGCCCCGGCCAGACCGGCTCCGCGAGGCAGCTCCTCGGCCCGGACGTGGACGTCGTCGAGCGGGAGCTCGACGACGCCTGGATGCGCGACATCGGCCCCACCTTCGTGCGCGACACCGCCACCGGCGGCCTGGCCGCCGTGGACTGGGTGTTCAACGGCTGGGGCGCCCAGGAGTGGGCCAGCTGGGAGCACGACGCGAAGATCGCCCGGCACGTCGCGGACCTCGCGGGCGCCCCCGTGCACGCCTCGCCGCTCGTGAACGAGGGCGGCGGCATCCACGTCGACGGCGAGGGCACCGTGCTGCTCACCGAGACCGTGCAGCTCGGCCCCGAGCGCAACCCCGGCTGGACCAAGGAGCGGGTCGAGGCCGAGATCCACGCGCGCCTGGGCACCACCGAGGCGATCTGGCTGCCCCGCGGCCTCACCGCCGACTACCCGGGCCACGGCTTCGGCACCCTCGGCCACGTCGACATCGTGGCCGCCTTCGCCGCGCCCGGCGTCGTCCTCGTGCACAGCCAGCAGGACCCGGCCCACCCGGACTTCGAGGTCAGCAAGGAGGTCGCGGGCCTGCTGCGCGGGCGCACGGACGCCCGCGGCCGCGCCCTGGAAGTCGTCGAGGTGCCCGCGCCCACCGTCCTCGCCGACGACGAGGGCTGGGTCGACCACTCGTATATCAACCACTACCTGTGCAACGGCGGCGTGGTCCTGTGCGGCTTCGACGACCCCCGCGACGAGCTCGCCGCGGGCATCTTCCGGCGCCTTTTCCCGCGCCGCACGGTCACGCTCGTCGACGCCCGTACGATCTTTGCCGGAGGCGGCGGCATTCACTGCGTCACCCAGCAGCAGCCAAGGATCTGACGGCGGGAGCACCACGTGGCCGAAGCGAGCCCCTCGGGCAGCGCGCGCAGGAACGCGCCCCCGCGCGAAGACGTCCTCGCCGCGGCCATGGAGATGATCGCCGAGCGCGGCCTGGAGAAGCTCACCATGGCCGCGCTCGGCCGCGAGGTCGGCATGAGCAGCGGCCACCTCCTCTACTACTTCGGCTCCAAGGACGAGCTGCTCCTGCGCACCCTGGAGTGGAGCGAGGGCCGGCTCGGCGCGCGGCGGCGCAGGCTCCTCGCCCAGGACGCCTCGGCCCGCGAGCGCCTGGACGCCTACGTCGACCTGTACGTGCCCAAGGGCCACCGCGACCCGCACTGGACGCTCTGGCTGGAGGTGTGGAACCGCTCGCTCAACGCCGACGCGGGCGGCCGCGACCGGCAGGCCGCCATCGAGGGCGCCTGGCACCGCGACCTGGTGGCGCTGCTCGCCGAGGGCGTCTCGCACGGCGAGTTCCGAGCCGTCGACCCCGACCGGGTCGCGACCCGCCTCCGGGCGCTGCTCGACGGCCTGAGCATCCATCTGGCGATCGGTCTGCGCGGCACGGACAGGGCCCAAGTCCTCGGCCATGCCCGGGAGTTCACCGACCAGACACTCGGCCCCCGACCCGTCGCGGACGCTTGAGGCCCCGTCCAGGTTGTACGCGTTCCGACTGATTGACCCCCGCGCCCGGCGTGCGCTTGCATCCGATGGGCCCCTGGCACCGGGCCGGGGCCCCTGCCTTCCGGGGGGAACGCATGGCCCAGGACCAGCGGAAGAAGAGACGGGGCCGAGCCGCGAGGGCGGCGGGCGCGAGCGCCCTGGCCGGCCTCCTCGCGGTGGCGGTCCTGCCCGCGGCCGTCGCGGCGCCCGCGCCGCACGCACCGGCGGGGGCCGCCGGGACCACCCGCCTGATCAGCGCCGCCGTCGACGGCGGCGCGGCGAACGGCCCCTCCGGCAACCCGGTCGTGAGCGCCGACGGCCGGATCGCCGTCTTCACCTCGCAGGCGAGCAACCTCGTCCACGGCGACACCAACGACCGGGCCGACCTGTTCGTCCGCGAGCTGCGCCGCGGCAGGACCCAGCGCGTCGTGGACCCCCTCGGTGAACTCTCCGCACCGGCGCTCAGCGCGGACGGCCGCCACCTCGCCTACACGGCGCGGGACGGCGACACGACCGCCGTCGTCGTCCGCGACCTGCGCACGGGCCGCACCGAGCGCGCCGACGTCGACCTGCCGATGCCCTTCGAGAGCGGCTACGCGCCCGCGCTCTCCGCCGACGGCCGCACCGTCGCCTTCACCGTCGACGACACCGACCACACCACCACCGGGGCCCAGGCCGTCTACGTGCGCGACCTGCGTGCGCGGCGCACCGAGCGCGTCAGCTTCCCCGTCGACGGCGAGGAGGGCTTCCGCGGCTTCCGCGCCCCGACGATCAGCGCCGACGGCAGGACGGTGGCCTACCAGACCGTGCACGGCACCCCGCCGCGCGGCGACTGGGCCGACCTCTACGTCCACGACCGCGACACCGGCGGCGAGACGCAGGCCGACACCACGTACGACGGCAGCCCCGCGGACGGCGCCGCCACCGGCCCGCTGCTCAGCGCGGACGGCACCACGCTGGTCTTCGACTCCGGCGCCTCCAACCTCGTCCCGGGCCGGGACCCCAACGACAGCGTCAACCCCTTCGTCCGCGATCTGCGCACCGGCAGGGTCACCCGCGTCGACGCGGCCCTGCCCGGCCCCCAGGGCGTCCTGTCCGTCGACGGGGTCTCGGCCGACGGCAGGAAGCTGCTGCTCGACACCTGGCCGGTCCACACCGTCGACGACGCCGAGTACGTCCGGAACCTGCGCACGGGCGCCGACAGGCTGGTGTCGCCGGACAAGGACGGCAGGCCCGCGAACGCCGTGGACGCCCGCATGGACGCCCGCGCCCGGACCGTCGTCTTCACCGGCTTCGACGACGACCGCTTCGTGGCCGGGGACACCAACGGCGTCCCGGACGTGTTCGCCCGCACGGTCCGCCAGGAGGCGAACCCATGCGCCACGTCAGGCCCCTGACCCTTTTGGGCGCGGCCCTGGTAACCGTGCTCGGCGCCACCGCCCCGACCGCCGCCGAAGCGGCCCCGCAGGTACCGCGCACCGAACGCGTCAGCACCGCGGCCGACGGCGCCCAGCTCGACGGGCCCTCCGGCGACGCCGCGCTCAGCGGCGACGGCCGCCGCGTCGCGTTCGTGACGCGGGCTCCGGGCCTCGGCTGCGCGCCGTTCCTGCCCTGCCTCAAGGTCAAGGACCTGACCACCGGCGACCTGACCGGCATCGACATCGGTGGCGGCCACCTCTACAGCGCGCCCCTGCTCAGCGCGGACGGCGACCGCGTCGCCTTCACCGCGGGCACGCGCTTCACGGCGCCCTACGTGTACGACACCACCACCGGCACCGCGCAGCGCCTGTGGCCCGAGAACCCGCCCGGCTCCAACGAGCTGGGCGCCGTGCGGTCCCTGAGCCCCGACGGCACGCACGTCGCGTACACGATCGGCAACCGCCACGGCACCCAGGGCTCCCGGCTGCTGTACGTCCGTGACACCGCCGCCGGAACCGACGAGCTGATCTCGCCACCGGAGGAGGGCTGGAAGGGCGGGGCGTCCGTGAACGGCGACGGCACCCGCGTCGCGTACCAGACCGGCGGCTACAGCGAGGGCCCCGAGGACACGGCGGACGTCTTCCTCAAGGCTCGCGGCACGGCGGAGCGGACCCGGCTCGACGCCGGTCTCGGCACGGCCGAACTGGTCCGGATCAGCGCCGACGGCCGCCGGGTCCTCTTCAACGCCCAGGGCGGCCTGTACGTCCACGACGCGCGCACCGGCACCACCCGGCGCGTCGCCGAGGGGCGCGCCAGGTCGGCCACCGCGTCGGCCCGGCACGTCGTGCTGTCCCGGGCCGACGGGCTGCACCTGCTCGACCTGCGCACCGGCCGCAGCACCGCCGCCGGCCCGCCCGACGCGCGCGCGGGCGTCGGCGCGGTGGCCGCCGGGGGCCGCGCCGTCACGTTCGGTTCGGCGGCGCCCGACCTCGTACCGGACGACACCAACGGCGAGGCCGACGTCTTCGTACGCCACCTCCGCTGACGACCGATCCGGTGAGGGGGAAGCGAACGGCGTGTCGGACGTGCCCCCGCGCGCCCCCGGGGCGAACAGTCGTACCGGCAACCAAGAGCGCCCGTACGGCAGTCCTTACCGACGCCGGAGCCATGGGCGCCGGACCCGCACACTCACCGCACGGGGGAACCGAACCATGCACCAGAACACCAAGCGCGCGGCCCTGGCCGCCGCGGTCGTCGTCGCGGCGGTCACGGCGACCGCCCTGCCCACCGCCTTCGCGGCGCCCGCCGCGCCGCGCACGGTCGGCGTGAGCGTCACGCCCGGCGGCACGGCGGGCAACGCGGCCGTCTCGTCCGCGGTGATCAGCCGCGACGGCAAGGTCGTCGCCTTCGACTCGGAGGCGAGCGACCTGGTGGCCGGGGACACGGGCGGCCGCTCCGACGTGTTCGTGCGCACCCTGGCCACCGGCAGGACGGAGCGCGTCGCGCTCGCGGGCCGCCAGCTCCGCAGCCCCTCGCTCAGCCGCGACGGCCGCTACGTCGCCGTCATCACGGCCCCCGCCGGTGACTACGGAGCGTCCGACGTGCGTCTGTACGACCGCACGACGAAGAAGTTCCAGCGCCTGGACGTGGAGCTGCCGGACGGCTTCGACGGCAAGGGCGCGGGCACCGTCTCGCTCACTCCGGACGCCCGCTACGCCGTCTTCGACACCCGGCAGCGCGAGGGCTCCGACGGCCAGGTCGTGTTCCTGCGCGACCGGAAGAAGAAGACCACCGAGCGGATCAGCCACCCCAACCCCGGCTGGGAGCCGCGCTCCGCGCACACCCCGACGGTCAGCGACGACGGCCGCAAGGTCGTCTACGCGCACAACTACACCAACGGCCCGCGGGGCGACGACTGGAGCGACGTGTGGCTGCGCGACCGCGCCACCGGACGCCTGACGCAGGTCGACCGCTCCCACGACGGCTCGAAGACCGAGAAGGAGTCCCTCGAACCGTCCCTCAGCGGCGACGGCCGCAAGGTCGTCTTCGAGTCCCGCGACACCCACCTCGTGCCGAACGACGACGACAAGGCCTGGAACGTCTTCGTCCACGACCTCGCCTCCGGCCGGAACCAGCGCGTCCACGGCACCCAGGGCGGCCCCGGCGCGGCCTACACCCGCGCCCCCGCCGTCAGCGCCGACGGCCGCCGCCTCACCTATATGACGGAGGTGAAGGAGCCCGGCAGCCGGTACGGCACCGAAACGCCCGTCTACGCACGCGACCTGAAGACCGGCAGGACGGTCCTCGTCACCCCCGACGCCACGGGCGGCACGGCCTCGGCGAAGGTCGCCCCGGGCGCGCTCTCGGCGAACGGCGAGCGCGTCGCGTTCCTCTCGG is a window from the Streptomyces spectabilis genome containing:
- the ureA gene encoding urease subunit gamma → MRLTPTERDRLLLFGAAELARARRARGLRLNVPEATALIADTVCEAARDGARLAEAVERARSVLGPDDVLPGVADVVTEVHVEAVFDDGSRLAVVSRPIGGDGGGERAPGALLPGPAHADPAPVAALAVHNTATVPVSVTSHFHFFEANPRLDFDRAAAYGMRLAVPAGSSVRFGPGERVDVGLVPIGGDRVAIGFAGLVDGALDAPGAKEEALRRAAACGYLGARTR
- a CDS encoding urease subunit alpha, with translation MSIDPYAYAATHGPRAGDRVRLGDSGLTVRVESDAQRYGDEFLAGFGKTARDGLHLKAAAVRDTCDVVISNVLVIDAAQGIRKVSIGIREGRIAAIGRAGNPDTLDGVDVVVGTGTSIVSGEGLIATAGAVDTHVHLLSPRIMEASLASGVTTVIGQEFGPVWGVGVNSPWALRHAFNAFDAWPVNIGFLGRGSSSDPAPLVEALAEGGASGFKVHEDMGAHTRALDTALRVAEEHDVQVALHSDGLNECLSVEDTLKVLEGRTIHAFHIEGCGGGHVPNVLKMAGVPNVIGSSTNPTLPFGRDAVAEHYGMIVSVHDLKTDLPGDAAMARDRIRAGTMGAEDVLHDLGAIGITSSDAQGMGRAGETVRRTFAMAGKMKADLGPMEGDGPDDDNARVLRYIAKLTLNPAIAHGLAHEVGSIETGKLADIVLWRPEFFGAKPQLVLKAGFPAYGVVGDPNAATDTCEPLVLGPQFGAYGATAADLSVAFVAQAAVGQGNDLMPTRRRRVAVRGTRGIGPADLRLNSRTGAVDVDQRTGLVTLDGDPLRSEPADSVSLNRLYFL
- a CDS encoding agmatine deiminase family protein, which produces MTLYMPPEWAPHDRTWMAWPGPNTTFQDPDDLAASRRAWAAVARAVRRFEPVTMVCGPGQTGSARQLLGPDVDVVERELDDAWMRDIGPTFVRDTATGGLAAVDWVFNGWGAQEWASWEHDAKIARHVADLAGAPVHASPLVNEGGGIHVDGEGTVLLTETVQLGPERNPGWTKERVEAEIHARLGTTEAIWLPRGLTADYPGHGFGTLGHVDIVAAFAAPGVVLVHSQQDPAHPDFEVSKEVAGLLRGRTDARGRALEVVEVPAPTVLADDEGWVDHSYINHYLCNGGVVLCGFDDPRDELAAGIFRRLFPRRTVTLVDARTIFAGGGGIHCVTQQQPRI
- a CDS encoding TetR/AcrR family transcriptional regulator, which translates into the protein MEMIAERGLEKLTMAALGREVGMSSGHLLYYFGSKDELLLRTLEWSEGRLGARRRRLLAQDASARERLDAYVDLYVPKGHRDPHWTLWLEVWNRSLNADAGGRDRQAAIEGAWHRDLVALLAEGVSHGEFRAVDPDRVATRLRALLDGLSIHLAIGLRGTDRAQVLGHAREFTDQTLGPRPVADA
- a CDS encoding PD40 domain-containing protein, which produces MAQDQRKKRRGRAARAAGASALAGLLAVAVLPAAVAAPAPHAPAGAAGTTRLISAAVDGGAANGPSGNPVVSADGRIAVFTSQASNLVHGDTNDRADLFVRELRRGRTQRVVDPLGELSAPALSADGRHLAYTARDGDTTAVVVRDLRTGRTERADVDLPMPFESGYAPALSADGRTVAFTVDDTDHTTTGAQAVYVRDLRARRTERVSFPVDGEEGFRGFRAPTISADGRTVAYQTVHGTPPRGDWADLYVHDRDTGGETQADTTYDGSPADGAATGPLLSADGTTLVFDSGASNLVPGRDPNDSVNPFVRDLRTGRVTRVDAALPGPQGVLSVDGVSADGRKLLLDTWPVHTVDDAEYVRNLRTGADRLVSPDKDGRPANAVDARMDARARTVVFTGFDDDRFVAGDTNGVPDVFARTVRQEANPCATSGP
- a CDS encoding TolB family protein, which translates into the protein MHQNTKRAALAAAVVVAAVTATALPTAFAAPAAPRTVGVSVTPGGTAGNAAVSSAVISRDGKVVAFDSEASDLVAGDTGGRSDVFVRTLATGRTERVALAGRQLRSPSLSRDGRYVAVITAPAGDYGASDVRLYDRTTKKFQRLDVELPDGFDGKGAGTVSLTPDARYAVFDTRQREGSDGQVVFLRDRKKKTTERISHPNPGWEPRSAHTPTVSDDGRKVVYAHNYTNGPRGDDWSDVWLRDRATGRLTQVDRSHDGSKTEKESLEPSLSGDGRKVVFESRDTHLVPNDDDKAWNVFVHDLASGRNQRVHGTQGGPGAAYTRAPAVSADGRRLTYMTEVKEPGSRYGTETPVYARDLKTGRTVLVTPDATGGTASAKVAPGALSANGERVAFLSADAGLLPGDTNDGYDAFVRHLR